In Pongo pygmaeus isolate AG05252 chromosome 13, NHGRI_mPonPyg2-v2.0_pri, whole genome shotgun sequence, one genomic interval encodes:
- the ASB6 gene encoding ankyrin repeat and SOCS box protein 6 isoform X1 has product MPFLHGFRRIIFEYQPLVDAILGSLGIQDPERQESLDRPSYVASEESRILVLTELLERKAHSPFYQEGVSNALLKMAELGLTRAADVLLRHGANLNFEDPVTYYTALHIAVLRNQPDVVELLVHHGADINRRDRIHESSPLDLASEEPERLPCLQRLLDLGADVNAADKHGKTALLHALASSDGVQIHNTENIRLLLEGGADVKATTKDGDTVFTCIIFLLGETVGGDKEEAQMINRFCFQVTRLLLAHGADPSECPAHESLTHICLKSFKLHFPLLRFLLESGAAYNCSLHGASCWSGFHIIFERLCSHPGCTEDESHTDLLRKAETVLDLMVTNSQKLQLPENFDIHPVGSLAEKIQALHFSLRQLESYPPPLKHLCRVAIRLYLQPWPVDVKVKALPLPDRLKWYLLSEHSGSMEDDI; this is encoded by the exons GCCCAGTTATGTCGCCAGCGAGGAGAGCCGAATCCTTGTTCTCACTGAGCTGCTGGAGAGGAAAGCCCACTCTCCCTTTTACCAGGAAGGCGTGAGCAACGCCCTGCTCAAGATGGCTGAGCTGGGGCTGACGCGGGCGGCCGACGTTCTCTTGCGGCATGGGGCCAATCTCAACTTTGAAG ACCCAGTCACCTACTACACGGCCTTGCACATTGCCGTCCTGCGGAACCAGCCGGACGTGGTGGAGCTGCTGGTGCATCACGGGGCTGACATTAATCGGAGGGACCGG ATCCACGAGAGTAGCCCCTTGGACCTGGCCAGCGAGGAGCCTGAGCGCCTGCCCTGCCTGCAGCGCCTCCTGGACCTTGGAGCTGACGTCAATGCCGCTGACAAGCATG gaAAAACTGCTCTGCTCCATGCTCTGGCCAGCAGCGACGGGGTGCAGATCCACAATACTGAGAACATCCGGCTCTTACTGGAAGGAG GGGCAGACGTCAAGGCCACCACCAAAGATGGGGACACAGTGTTCACCTGCATCATCTTCCTGCTTGGTGAGACCGTGGGAGGGGACAAAGAGGAGGCCCAGATGATCAACCGCTTCTGCTTCCAAGTCACACGGCTGCTGCTGGCACACGGGGCCGACCCCAGCGAGTGCCCAGCCCACGAGTCCCTCACCCACATCTGCCTCAAGAGCTTTAAACTGCACTTCCCTCTCCTGCGCTTCCTGCTGGAGTCCGGAGCCGCCTACAACTGCTCCCTGCACGGCGCGTCCTGCTGGTCTGGCTTTCACATCATCTTTGAGAGGCTCTGTTCCCACCCAGGCTGCACGGAAGACGAGAGCCATACGGACCTCCTGCGCAAAGCCGAGACTGTCCTGGATCTCATGGTAACCAACTCTCAGAAACTCCAGCTACCCGAAAACTTCGATATCCACCCTGTGGGCAGCCTGGCGGAAAAGATCCAGGCCCTCCACTTCTCCTTGAGGCAGCTGGAGAGCTATCCCCCGCCCCTCAAGCACCTGTGCCGTGTGGCCATCCGGCTCTACCTTCAGCCGTGGCCTGTGGATGTGAAGGTCAAAGCCCTGCCTCTGCCCGACAGGCTGAAGTGGTACCTCCTTAGCGAGCACAGTGGCTCCATGGAAGATGACATCTGA
- the C13H9orf50 gene encoding uncharacterized protein C9orf50 homolog isoform X4, producing the protein MFRRRPRPGVQEVAPKGLPGDGDFRRSSDPRLPKLTPPALRAALGARGSGGSRIPWGGAAWWPEGDAEPGVGVGPFPPRLPALLTATRRAVRKRGLLRSLLSAGASRESAPRQPGPGERERPRRGVAREDPDFLGAFLGELLPSRFREFLHQLQEKCAEEPEPLTSPAPQHQRGVLEHCPESLRCPNCSFLPDLWGQSSHLQDSLTKISLQQTPTLGPLKGDHSQFTTVRKANQPHGAQVSKLKAALTHNPPGEGSRPCRRRCPFRVRFADETLQDTTLRYWERRRSVQQSVIVNPKAALPVASEPVFGSVRKRLESLPKALYPEAKEETLASSLCWDGAGLSTQKTQGYLSEDTSMNSSLPFCLWKKAAAQRPRSGLRAFLDPHGNLEQESLLPNLVLQSVLKQGRPKGYHLLLASATL; encoded by the exons ATGTTCCGGCGTCGACCTCGCCCAGGGGTCCAGGAGGTGGCGCCCAAGGGGCTCCCTGGCGACGGCGACTTCCGACGCAGCAGCGACCCGCGGCTGCCCAAGCTGACCCCGCCCGCGCTCCGAGCGGCCTTGGGCGCGCGGGGCTCCGGGGGCTCGAGGATCCCGTGGGGCGGCGCCGCGTGGTGGCCGGAAGGGGACGCCGAGCCCGGGGTGGGCGTCGGACCCTTCCCGCCGCGCCTGCCCGCCCTGCTCACCGCGACCCGGCGGGCCGTGCGGAAGCGGGGGCTGCTGCGGTCCCTGCTGTCGGCCGGCGCGTCCCGGGAATCGGCGCCCAGGCAGCCCGGGCCTGGAGAGCGCGAGCGCCCCCGGAGGGGCGTGGCCAGGGAGGACCCCGACTTCTTGGGCGCCTTCCTAGGAGAGCTCCTCCCCAGCAGGTTCCGTGAGTTCCTGCACCAGCTCCAGGAGAAGTGCGCCGAGGAGCCGGAGCCACTGA CATCCCCAGCACCGCAACATCAAAGGGGTGTATTAGAGCACTGCCCAGAGTCTCTGCGGTGTCCCAACTGTTCATTCCTCCCAGACCTGTG GGGCCAGTCATCGCACCTCCAGGATAGTCTTACGAAGATTTCGCTCCAGCAGACACCAACTCTGGGGCCCCTGAAGGGTGATCACTCACAATTCACCACTGTCAGAAAGGCCAACCA GCCCCACGGTGCACAGGTCTCCAAGCTCAAGGCTGCGCTGACCCACAACCCCCCGGGGGAAGGCTCTAGGCCCTGCAGGCGGCGTTGCCCTTTCCGGGTGCGATTCGCTGACGAGACCCTGCAGGACACAACGCTCCGCTACTGGGAGCGCAGACGCTCAG TCCAACAGAGCGTCATTGTGAACCCGAAGGCCGCCCTGCCAGTGGCGTCCGAGCCGGTGTTTGGGAGTGTCAGAAAACGGCTGGAGAGTTTGCCCAAAGCCCTGTACCCTGAGGCCAAGGAGGAGACCCTGGCCAGCTCCTTGTGCTGGGACGGCGCTGGCCT GTCCACCCAGAAGACACAGGGCTACCTTTCTGAGGACACCTCCATGAACAGCAGCCTGCCCTTCTGTTTATGGAAGAAGGCCGCTGCTCAGAGGCCGCGAAGCGGCCTCCGAGCCTTCTTGGATCCCCACGGCAACCTGGAGCAG GAGTCCCTCCTGCCCAACCTGGTGCTGCAGTCGGTCCTGAAGCAAGGCCGCCCTAAGGGGTACCATCTCCTCCTGGCCTCCGCAACACTGTAG
- the NTMT1 gene encoding N-terminal Xaa-Pro-Lys N-methyltransferase 1 isoform X2 yields the protein MTSEVIGDEKQFYSKAKTYWKQIPPTVDGMLGGYGHISSIDINSSRKFLQRFLREGPNKTGTSCALDCGAGIGRITKRLLLPLFREVDMVDITEDFLVQAKTYLGEEGKRATSPISTWPSSCGAARAASAPMVSSSSKTTWPRRA from the exons ATGACGAGCGAGGTGATAGGAGACGAGAAGCAATTCTATTCCAAGGCCAAGACCTACTGGAAGCAAATCCCACCCACGGTGGACGGCATGCTTGGGGGGTATGGCCACATCTCCAGCATCGACATCAACAGCTCCCGGAAGTTTCTGCAGAGGTTTTTGAGG GAAGGCCCGAACAAGACAGGAACGTCCTGTGCCCTGGACTGTGGAGCTGGCATTGGGAGGATCACCAAGCGGCTGCTCCTGCCGCTGTTCAGAGAGGTGGATATGGTCGACATAACGGAGGACTTTCTGGTTCAAGCCAAGACCTACCTGGGGGAGGAGGGCAAGAGG GCCACCTCACCGATCAGCACCTGGCCGAGTTCCTGCGGCGCTGCAAGGGCAGCCTCCGCCCCAATGGTATCATCGTCATCAAAGACAACATGGCCCAGGAGGGCGTGA
- the NTMT1 gene encoding N-terminal Xaa-Pro-Lys N-methyltransferase 1 isoform X1, whose protein sequence is MTSEVIGDEKQFYSKAKTYWKQIPPTVDGMLGGYGHISSIDINSSRKFLQRFLREGPNKTGTSCALDCGAGIGRITKRLLLPLFREVDMVDITEDFLVQAKTYLGEEGKRVRNYFCCGLQDFTPEPDSYDVIWIQWVIGHLTDQHLAEFLRRCKGSLRPNGIIVIKDNMAQEGVILDDVDSSVCRDLDVVRRIICSAGLSLLAEERQENLPDEIYHVYSFALR, encoded by the exons ATGACGAGCGAGGTGATAGGAGACGAGAAGCAATTCTATTCCAAGGCCAAGACCTACTGGAAGCAAATCCCACCCACGGTGGACGGCATGCTTGGGGGGTATGGCCACATCTCCAGCATCGACATCAACAGCTCCCGGAAGTTTCTGCAGAGGTTTTTGAGG GAAGGCCCGAACAAGACAGGAACGTCCTGTGCCCTGGACTGTGGAGCTGGCATTGGGAGGATCACCAAGCGGCTGCTCCTGCCGCTGTTCAGAGAGGTGGATATGGTCGACATAACGGAGGACTTTCTGGTTCAAGCCAAGACCTACCTGGGGGAGGAGGGCAAGAGGGTGAGGAACTACTTCTGTTGTGGGCTCCAGGACTTCACCCCGGAGCCGGACTCTTACGACGTGATCTGGATCCAGTGGGTGATAG GCCACCTCACCGATCAGCACCTGGCCGAGTTCCTGCGGCGCTGCAAGGGCAGCCTCCGCCCCAATGGTATCATCGTCATCAAAGACAACATGGCCCAGGAGGGCGTGATTCTGGACGACGTGGACAGCAGCGTGTGCCGGGACCTTGACGTGGTCCGCAGGATCATCTGCAGcgcaggcctcagcctcctggccgaggagaggcaggagaacctcCCCGATGAGATCTACCACGTCTATAGCTTTGCCCTGAGATGA
- the C13H9orf50 gene encoding uncharacterized protein C9orf50 homolog isoform X3, translating into MFRRRPRPGVQEVAPKGLPGDGDFRRSSDPRLPKLTPPALRAALGARGSGGSRIPWGGAAWWPEGDAEPGVGVGPFPPRLPALLTATRRAVRKRGLLRSLLSAGASRESAPRQPGPGERERPRRGVAREDPDFLGAFLGELLPSRFREFLHQLQEKCAEEPEPLTSPAPQHQRGVLEHCPESLRCPNCSFLPDLWGQSSHLQDSLTKISLQQTPTLGPLKGDHSQFTTVRKANHRPHGAQVSKLKAALTHNPPGEGSRPCRRRCPFRVRFADETLQDTTLRYWERRRSVQQSVIVNPKAALPVASEPVFGSVRKRLESLPKALYPEAKEETLASSLCWDGAGLSTQKTQGYLSEDTSMNSSLPFCLWKKAAAQRPRSGLRAFLDPHGNLEQESLLPNLVLQSVLKQGRPKGYHLLLASATL; encoded by the exons ATGTTCCGGCGTCGACCTCGCCCAGGGGTCCAGGAGGTGGCGCCCAAGGGGCTCCCTGGCGACGGCGACTTCCGACGCAGCAGCGACCCGCGGCTGCCCAAGCTGACCCCGCCCGCGCTCCGAGCGGCCTTGGGCGCGCGGGGCTCCGGGGGCTCGAGGATCCCGTGGGGCGGCGCCGCGTGGTGGCCGGAAGGGGACGCCGAGCCCGGGGTGGGCGTCGGACCCTTCCCGCCGCGCCTGCCCGCCCTGCTCACCGCGACCCGGCGGGCCGTGCGGAAGCGGGGGCTGCTGCGGTCCCTGCTGTCGGCCGGCGCGTCCCGGGAATCGGCGCCCAGGCAGCCCGGGCCTGGAGAGCGCGAGCGCCCCCGGAGGGGCGTGGCCAGGGAGGACCCCGACTTCTTGGGCGCCTTCCTAGGAGAGCTCCTCCCCAGCAGGTTCCGTGAGTTCCTGCACCAGCTCCAGGAGAAGTGCGCCGAGGAGCCGGAGCCACTGA CATCCCCAGCACCGCAACATCAAAGGGGTGTATTAGAGCACTGCCCAGAGTCTCTGCGGTGTCCCAACTGTTCATTCCTCCCAGACCTGTG GGGCCAGTCATCGCACCTCCAGGATAGTCTTACGAAGATTTCGCTCCAGCAGACACCAACTCTGGGGCCCCTGAAGGGTGATCACTCACAATTCACCACTGTCAGAAAGGCCAACCA cAGGCCCCACGGTGCACAGGTCTCCAAGCTCAAGGCTGCGCTGACCCACAACCCCCCGGGGGAAGGCTCTAGGCCCTGCAGGCGGCGTTGCCCTTTCCGGGTGCGATTCGCTGACGAGACCCTGCAGGACACAACGCTCCGCTACTGGGAGCGCAGACGCTCAG TCCAACAGAGCGTCATTGTGAACCCGAAGGCCGCCCTGCCAGTGGCGTCCGAGCCGGTGTTTGGGAGTGTCAGAAAACGGCTGGAGAGTTTGCCCAAAGCCCTGTACCCTGAGGCCAAGGAGGAGACCCTGGCCAGCTCCTTGTGCTGGGACGGCGCTGGCCT GTCCACCCAGAAGACACAGGGCTACCTTTCTGAGGACACCTCCATGAACAGCAGCCTGCCCTTCTGTTTATGGAAGAAGGCCGCTGCTCAGAGGCCGCGAAGCGGCCTCCGAGCCTTCTTGGATCCCCACGGCAACCTGGAGCAG GAGTCCCTCCTGCCCAACCTGGTGCTGCAGTCGGTCCTGAAGCAAGGCCGCCCTAAGGGGTACCATCTCCTCCTGGCCTCCGCAACACTGTAG
- the NTMT1 gene encoding N-terminal Xaa-Pro-Lys N-methyltransferase 1 isoform X3: protein MVDITEDFLVQAKTYLGEEGKRVRNYFCCGLQDFTPEPDSYDVIWIQWVIGHLTDQHLAEFLRRCKGSLRPNGIIVIKDNMAQEGVILDDVDSSVCRDLDVVRRIICSAGLSLLAEERQENLPDEIYHVYSFALR, encoded by the exons ATGGTCGACATAACGGAGGACTTTCTGGTTCAAGCCAAGACCTACCTGGGGGAGGAGGGCAAGAGGGTGAGGAACTACTTCTGTTGTGGGCTCCAGGACTTCACCCCGGAGCCGGACTCTTACGACGTGATCTGGATCCAGTGGGTGATAG GCCACCTCACCGATCAGCACCTGGCCGAGTTCCTGCGGCGCTGCAAGGGCAGCCTCCGCCCCAATGGTATCATCGTCATCAAAGACAACATGGCCCAGGAGGGCGTGATTCTGGACGACGTGGACAGCAGCGTGTGCCGGGACCTTGACGTGGTCCGCAGGATCATCTGCAGcgcaggcctcagcctcctggccgaggagaggcaggagaacctcCCCGATGAGATCTACCACGTCTATAGCTTTGCCCTGAGATGA
- the C13H9orf50 gene encoding uncharacterized protein C9orf50 homolog isoform X6, with translation MFRRRPRPGVQEVAPKGLPGDGDFRRSSDPRLPKLTPPALRAALGARGSGGSRIPWGGAAWWPEGDAEPGVGVGPFPPRLPALLTATRRAVRKRGLLRSLLSAGASRESAPRQPGPGERERPRRGVAREDPDFLGAFLGELLPSRFREFLHQLQEKCAEEPEPLTSPAPQHQRGVLEHCPESLRCPNCSFLPDLCRPHGAQVSKLKAALTHNPPGEGSRPCRRRCPFRVRFADETLQDTTLRYWERRRSVQQSVIVNPKAALPVASEPVFGSVRKRLESLPKALYPEAKEETLASSLCWDGAGLSTQKTQGYLSEDTSMNSSLPFCLWKKAAAQRPRSGLRAFLDPHGNLEQESLLPNLVLQSVLKQGRPKGYHLLLASATL, from the exons ATGTTCCGGCGTCGACCTCGCCCAGGGGTCCAGGAGGTGGCGCCCAAGGGGCTCCCTGGCGACGGCGACTTCCGACGCAGCAGCGACCCGCGGCTGCCCAAGCTGACCCCGCCCGCGCTCCGAGCGGCCTTGGGCGCGCGGGGCTCCGGGGGCTCGAGGATCCCGTGGGGCGGCGCCGCGTGGTGGCCGGAAGGGGACGCCGAGCCCGGGGTGGGCGTCGGACCCTTCCCGCCGCGCCTGCCCGCCCTGCTCACCGCGACCCGGCGGGCCGTGCGGAAGCGGGGGCTGCTGCGGTCCCTGCTGTCGGCCGGCGCGTCCCGGGAATCGGCGCCCAGGCAGCCCGGGCCTGGAGAGCGCGAGCGCCCCCGGAGGGGCGTGGCCAGGGAGGACCCCGACTTCTTGGGCGCCTTCCTAGGAGAGCTCCTCCCCAGCAGGTTCCGTGAGTTCCTGCACCAGCTCCAGGAGAAGTGCGCCGAGGAGCCGGAGCCACTGA CATCCCCAGCACCGCAACATCAAAGGGGTGTATTAGAGCACTGCCCAGAGTCTCTGCGGTGTCCCAACTGTTCATTCCTCCCAGACCTGTG cAGGCCCCACGGTGCACAGGTCTCCAAGCTCAAGGCTGCGCTGACCCACAACCCCCCGGGGGAAGGCTCTAGGCCCTGCAGGCGGCGTTGCCCTTTCCGGGTGCGATTCGCTGACGAGACCCTGCAGGACACAACGCTCCGCTACTGGGAGCGCAGACGCTCAG TCCAACAGAGCGTCATTGTGAACCCGAAGGCCGCCCTGCCAGTGGCGTCCGAGCCGGTGTTTGGGAGTGTCAGAAAACGGCTGGAGAGTTTGCCCAAAGCCCTGTACCCTGAGGCCAAGGAGGAGACCCTGGCCAGCTCCTTGTGCTGGGACGGCGCTGGCCT GTCCACCCAGAAGACACAGGGCTACCTTTCTGAGGACACCTCCATGAACAGCAGCCTGCCCTTCTGTTTATGGAAGAAGGCCGCTGCTCAGAGGCCGCGAAGCGGCCTCCGAGCCTTCTTGGATCCCCACGGCAACCTGGAGCAG GAGTCCCTCCTGCCCAACCTGGTGCTGCAGTCGGTCCTGAAGCAAGGCCGCCCTAAGGGGTACCATCTCCTCCTGGCCTCCGCAACACTGTAG
- the C13H9orf50 gene encoding uncharacterized protein C9orf50 homolog isoform X5, translated as MFRRRPRPGVQEVAPKGLPGDGDFRRSSDPRLPKLTPPALRAALGARGSGGSRIPWGGAAWWPEGDAEPGVGVGPFPPRLPALLTATRRAVRKRGLLRSLLSAGASRESAPRQPGPGERERPRRGVAREDPDFLGAFLGELLPSRFREFLHQLQEKCAEEPEPLTSPAPQHQRGVLEHCPESLRCPNCSFLPDLCRPHGAQVSKLKAALTHNPPGEGSRPCRRRCPFRVRFADETLQDTTLRYWERRRSVQQSVIVNPKAALPVASEPVFGSVRKRLESLPKALYPEAKEETLASSLCWDGAGLSTQKTQGYLSEDTSMNSSLPFCLWKKAAAQRPRSGLRAFLDPHGNLEQVGKWSCSPTQKLESLLPNLVLQSVLKQGRPKGYHLLLASATL; from the exons ATGTTCCGGCGTCGACCTCGCCCAGGGGTCCAGGAGGTGGCGCCCAAGGGGCTCCCTGGCGACGGCGACTTCCGACGCAGCAGCGACCCGCGGCTGCCCAAGCTGACCCCGCCCGCGCTCCGAGCGGCCTTGGGCGCGCGGGGCTCCGGGGGCTCGAGGATCCCGTGGGGCGGCGCCGCGTGGTGGCCGGAAGGGGACGCCGAGCCCGGGGTGGGCGTCGGACCCTTCCCGCCGCGCCTGCCCGCCCTGCTCACCGCGACCCGGCGGGCCGTGCGGAAGCGGGGGCTGCTGCGGTCCCTGCTGTCGGCCGGCGCGTCCCGGGAATCGGCGCCCAGGCAGCCCGGGCCTGGAGAGCGCGAGCGCCCCCGGAGGGGCGTGGCCAGGGAGGACCCCGACTTCTTGGGCGCCTTCCTAGGAGAGCTCCTCCCCAGCAGGTTCCGTGAGTTCCTGCACCAGCTCCAGGAGAAGTGCGCCGAGGAGCCGGAGCCACTGA CATCCCCAGCACCGCAACATCAAAGGGGTGTATTAGAGCACTGCCCAGAGTCTCTGCGGTGTCCCAACTGTTCATTCCTCCCAGACCTGTG cAGGCCCCACGGTGCACAGGTCTCCAAGCTCAAGGCTGCGCTGACCCACAACCCCCCGGGGGAAGGCTCTAGGCCCTGCAGGCGGCGTTGCCCTTTCCGGGTGCGATTCGCTGACGAGACCCTGCAGGACACAACGCTCCGCTACTGGGAGCGCAGACGCTCAG TCCAACAGAGCGTCATTGTGAACCCGAAGGCCGCCCTGCCAGTGGCGTCCGAGCCGGTGTTTGGGAGTGTCAGAAAACGGCTGGAGAGTTTGCCCAAAGCCCTGTACCCTGAGGCCAAGGAGGAGACCCTGGCCAGCTCCTTGTGCTGGGACGGCGCTGGCCT GTCCACCCAGAAGACACAGGGCTACCTTTCTGAGGACACCTCCATGAACAGCAGCCTGCCCTTCTGTTTATGGAAGAAGGCCGCTGCTCAGAGGCCGCGAAGCGGCCTCCGAGCCTTCTTGGATCCCCACGGCAACCTGGAGCAGGTGGGCAAATGGTCTTGCTCCCCGACCCAGAAGCTG GAGTCCCTCCTGCCCAACCTGGTGCTGCAGTCGGTCCTGAAGCAAGGCCGCCCTAAGGGGTACCATCTCCTCCTGGCCTCCGCAACACTGTAG
- the C13H9orf50 gene encoding uncharacterized protein C9orf50 homolog isoform X1, translating to MFRRRPRPGVQEVAPKGLPGDGDFRRSSDPRLPKLTPPALRAALGARGSGGSRIPWGGAAWWPEGDAEPGVGVGPFPPRLPALLTATRRAVRKRGLLRSLLSAGASRESAPRQPGPGERERPRRGVAREDPDFLGAFLGELLPSRFREFLHQLQEKCAEEPEPLTSPAPQHQRGVLEHCPESLRCPNCSFLPDLWGQSSHLQDSLTKISLQQTPTLGPLKGDHSQFTTVRKANHRPHGAQVSKLKAALTHNPPGEGSRPCRRRCPFRVRFADETLQDTTLRYWERRRSVQQSVIVNPKAALPVASEPVFGSVRKRLESLPKALYPEAKEETLASSLCWDGAGLSTQKTQGYLSEDTSMNSSLPFCLWKKAAAQRPRSGLRAFLDPHGNLEQVGKWSCSPTQKLESLLPNLVLQSVLKQGRPKGYHLLLASATL from the exons ATGTTCCGGCGTCGACCTCGCCCAGGGGTCCAGGAGGTGGCGCCCAAGGGGCTCCCTGGCGACGGCGACTTCCGACGCAGCAGCGACCCGCGGCTGCCCAAGCTGACCCCGCCCGCGCTCCGAGCGGCCTTGGGCGCGCGGGGCTCCGGGGGCTCGAGGATCCCGTGGGGCGGCGCCGCGTGGTGGCCGGAAGGGGACGCCGAGCCCGGGGTGGGCGTCGGACCCTTCCCGCCGCGCCTGCCCGCCCTGCTCACCGCGACCCGGCGGGCCGTGCGGAAGCGGGGGCTGCTGCGGTCCCTGCTGTCGGCCGGCGCGTCCCGGGAATCGGCGCCCAGGCAGCCCGGGCCTGGAGAGCGCGAGCGCCCCCGGAGGGGCGTGGCCAGGGAGGACCCCGACTTCTTGGGCGCCTTCCTAGGAGAGCTCCTCCCCAGCAGGTTCCGTGAGTTCCTGCACCAGCTCCAGGAGAAGTGCGCCGAGGAGCCGGAGCCACTGA CATCCCCAGCACCGCAACATCAAAGGGGTGTATTAGAGCACTGCCCAGAGTCTCTGCGGTGTCCCAACTGTTCATTCCTCCCAGACCTGTG GGGCCAGTCATCGCACCTCCAGGATAGTCTTACGAAGATTTCGCTCCAGCAGACACCAACTCTGGGGCCCCTGAAGGGTGATCACTCACAATTCACCACTGTCAGAAAGGCCAACCA cAGGCCCCACGGTGCACAGGTCTCCAAGCTCAAGGCTGCGCTGACCCACAACCCCCCGGGGGAAGGCTCTAGGCCCTGCAGGCGGCGTTGCCCTTTCCGGGTGCGATTCGCTGACGAGACCCTGCAGGACACAACGCTCCGCTACTGGGAGCGCAGACGCTCAG TCCAACAGAGCGTCATTGTGAACCCGAAGGCCGCCCTGCCAGTGGCGTCCGAGCCGGTGTTTGGGAGTGTCAGAAAACGGCTGGAGAGTTTGCCCAAAGCCCTGTACCCTGAGGCCAAGGAGGAGACCCTGGCCAGCTCCTTGTGCTGGGACGGCGCTGGCCT GTCCACCCAGAAGACACAGGGCTACCTTTCTGAGGACACCTCCATGAACAGCAGCCTGCCCTTCTGTTTATGGAAGAAGGCCGCTGCTCAGAGGCCGCGAAGCGGCCTCCGAGCCTTCTTGGATCCCCACGGCAACCTGGAGCAGGTGGGCAAATGGTCTTGCTCCCCGACCCAGAAGCTG GAGTCCCTCCTGCCCAACCTGGTGCTGCAGTCGGTCCTGAAGCAAGGCCGCCCTAAGGGGTACCATCTCCTCCTGGCCTCCGCAACACTGTAG
- the C13H9orf50 gene encoding uncharacterized protein C9orf50 homolog isoform X2 — MFRRRPRPGVQEVAPKGLPGDGDFRRSSDPRLPKLTPPALRAALGARGSGGSRIPWGGAAWWPEGDAEPGVGVGPFPPRLPALLTATRRAVRKRGLLRSLLSAGASRESAPRQPGPGERERPRRGVAREDPDFLGAFLGELLPSRFREFLHQLQEKCAEEPEPLTSPAPQHQRGVLEHCPESLRCPNCSFLPDLWGQSSHLQDSLTKISLQQTPTLGPLKGDHSQFTTVRKANQPHGAQVSKLKAALTHNPPGEGSRPCRRRCPFRVRFADETLQDTTLRYWERRRSVQQSVIVNPKAALPVASEPVFGSVRKRLESLPKALYPEAKEETLASSLCWDGAGLSTQKTQGYLSEDTSMNSSLPFCLWKKAAAQRPRSGLRAFLDPHGNLEQVGKWSCSPTQKLESLLPNLVLQSVLKQGRPKGYHLLLASATL, encoded by the exons ATGTTCCGGCGTCGACCTCGCCCAGGGGTCCAGGAGGTGGCGCCCAAGGGGCTCCCTGGCGACGGCGACTTCCGACGCAGCAGCGACCCGCGGCTGCCCAAGCTGACCCCGCCCGCGCTCCGAGCGGCCTTGGGCGCGCGGGGCTCCGGGGGCTCGAGGATCCCGTGGGGCGGCGCCGCGTGGTGGCCGGAAGGGGACGCCGAGCCCGGGGTGGGCGTCGGACCCTTCCCGCCGCGCCTGCCCGCCCTGCTCACCGCGACCCGGCGGGCCGTGCGGAAGCGGGGGCTGCTGCGGTCCCTGCTGTCGGCCGGCGCGTCCCGGGAATCGGCGCCCAGGCAGCCCGGGCCTGGAGAGCGCGAGCGCCCCCGGAGGGGCGTGGCCAGGGAGGACCCCGACTTCTTGGGCGCCTTCCTAGGAGAGCTCCTCCCCAGCAGGTTCCGTGAGTTCCTGCACCAGCTCCAGGAGAAGTGCGCCGAGGAGCCGGAGCCACTGA CATCCCCAGCACCGCAACATCAAAGGGGTGTATTAGAGCACTGCCCAGAGTCTCTGCGGTGTCCCAACTGTTCATTCCTCCCAGACCTGTG GGGCCAGTCATCGCACCTCCAGGATAGTCTTACGAAGATTTCGCTCCAGCAGACACCAACTCTGGGGCCCCTGAAGGGTGATCACTCACAATTCACCACTGTCAGAAAGGCCAACCA GCCCCACGGTGCACAGGTCTCCAAGCTCAAGGCTGCGCTGACCCACAACCCCCCGGGGGAAGGCTCTAGGCCCTGCAGGCGGCGTTGCCCTTTCCGGGTGCGATTCGCTGACGAGACCCTGCAGGACACAACGCTCCGCTACTGGGAGCGCAGACGCTCAG TCCAACAGAGCGTCATTGTGAACCCGAAGGCCGCCCTGCCAGTGGCGTCCGAGCCGGTGTTTGGGAGTGTCAGAAAACGGCTGGAGAGTTTGCCCAAAGCCCTGTACCCTGAGGCCAAGGAGGAGACCCTGGCCAGCTCCTTGTGCTGGGACGGCGCTGGCCT GTCCACCCAGAAGACACAGGGCTACCTTTCTGAGGACACCTCCATGAACAGCAGCCTGCCCTTCTGTTTATGGAAGAAGGCCGCTGCTCAGAGGCCGCGAAGCGGCCTCCGAGCCTTCTTGGATCCCCACGGCAACCTGGAGCAGGTGGGCAAATGGTCTTGCTCCCCGACCCAGAAGCTG GAGTCCCTCCTGCCCAACCTGGTGCTGCAGTCGGTCCTGAAGCAAGGCCGCCCTAAGGGGTACCATCTCCTCCTGGCCTCCGCAACACTGTAG